The following coding sequences are from one Candidatus Nanopelagicus hibericus window:
- the rpsB gene encoding 30S ribosomal protein S2, which produces MAVVTMRELLDSGVHFGHQTRRWNPKMKRFIFTERNGIYIIDIQQSLALIDAAYEFIKDAVAKGGHILFVGTKKQAHEPIKQQSARVNMPYVTERWLGGMLTNFPTVYKRVLRLKELEALENANDQLLTKKELLVLRREREKLNKNLDGIRNMTKLPAAIWVIDTKKEHIAVAEAKKLGIPVIAILDTNCDPDEVDFKIPGNDDAIRSIALLTRVMTDAIAAGLQIRSANAAKIADKAAAEAAAAAEKTAEQPLADWEKDLIKEPTETAGA; this is translated from the coding sequence ATGGCGGTTGTAACAATGCGAGAACTTCTCGACAGTGGTGTTCATTTTGGTCACCAGACTCGTCGATGGAATCCAAAGATGAAGCGCTTTATTTTTACTGAGCGCAACGGTATCTACATTATCGATATTCAACAATCATTAGCGCTAATTGATGCTGCTTATGAGTTTATTAAAGATGCAGTTGCTAAAGGTGGCCACATTCTTTTTGTTGGCACGAAGAAGCAAGCACATGAGCCAATCAAGCAGCAATCTGCTCGAGTCAACATGCCTTATGTAACGGAGCGATGGTTAGGTGGAATGCTTACCAACTTTCCAACTGTCTATAAGCGAGTACTTAGACTTAAAGAGTTAGAAGCGCTTGAAAACGCCAATGATCAATTATTAACTAAAAAAGAGTTGCTAGTACTTCGCCGTGAGCGCGAGAAGCTAAACAAAAACCTAGATGGAATCCGCAATATGACTAAGTTGCCGGCGGCAATTTGGGTTATTGATACTAAGAAGGAGCACATTGCAGTTGCTGAGGCGAAGAAACTTGGCATTCCAGTAATTGCCATTTTAGACACCAACTGTGATCCAGATGAGGTTGATTTTAAGATTCCTGGAAATGATGATGCTATTCGTTCCATCGCACTCCTTACCCGAGTAATGACAGATGCAATTGCAGCTGGATTACAAATTCGCTCAGCAAATGCGGCAAAGATTGCTGACAAGGCAGCGGCAGAGGCAGCAGCAGCTGCTGAAAAAACAGCAGAGCAACCACTTGCTGACTGGGAGAAAGATTTAATTAAAGAACCAACTGAAACAGCGGGTGCATAA